TCATTTTATGTGTTCTTACTCTATAGACAATTCGGATGTTACGTTTAACAGTGTGAGTAGATGTTTAACATAGATAAAAACTGGTATACTGGATTGTGTTTTTATAGAGTAGCTATTAATACAGTATTGTACCAAATTTAATGATATTTAATAACAAGATATTGGTCAACAAAAATGTTTCATTACTGTCAATCCCAACACTTggtttgaaaaaagaaaataatagtaACGAAAAAACTAATACTAATAGGCTAATAGCTCAACAATCTAACTATTTCAATTCCTGACCTATTCATAAATGCTCAATGATTCTTGATGCCATCAGCAAATTTCCTCGgcaaatatgacatcatatatgGATTGAACTGCACAAACAACAAACATCTGTTCAGCTCCAAGGACTTACAAAGACTAGATCACCATCATTCTTCAAATCGAAGAACATTTACCTTCTTCTTTGGGGATATTAGGTTGATCTACCAACAGCTGCTCAAAAGCATGTAAATCGCTGGCACTGCAATCAAGTTAATCAAAAAGATACTTTACGCTAATAATGAATAATATTACCACTTTTCACATGAATTGATCAACATAATAATCACTAGTGATGAAAAAGAAACAGAAAAGGTGAAAGGGGAAAAAATCGCATTAGACCACATTTTGAAACTCAGATTTCGCCAATAAAAAGATTCAATGTCAAAAATgtaactaataaataaaaattgagaTAATGAGGTAAATGACTTAtgttgacctgttacccaacccggCCATCTTTTACCACCTCTACACAAATGTATAAATGTTGCCTCAAATATATCCTAGAGCAAGAAAGACAGTAGCACAGGATTGACATACCTTGGCTTCAAGACAAGGCTAGGAAGTGCAGAAATCAAAGATGATTTAAGCTGGTACCTGGACCATTAGACTAAAAGAATTGAAGTTGCACATGACTACTAGTCAATATATAAAATGGCAGGCTTCATAATTATCTTTAACGTAGGCGAGTATCTAGTATTGAAAAGTGTATGTATCATACTCTGCTTGATACATCTCGTGAAGAAGTCGAAGCCCTTCCAAGCAGTCTGCAAGACTTGGTTTTATGCCAATTCTGTTATGCAATTGTTTCTTTGAAAACTGAATAGAGCCACCTTTCACTTGCTGCTTAGCATCACGGAGAGCTTTTGCAAGCGAGAAAACAACACTATTTAGTTCCTCCCTGACCACATCAAGATTAGTCAGCTAAACTTGTTTCAAAATCCAAATGTAATTTCAACCAATgaagttaataataaaaatccaACTTCTTAATCCACAAGTGTTTTTAAATAACACAATTAATTTGTGCAGATTCAGTACTAGCATCTAAAAAATACTTTTCCCATCccaaagaaaacaaaacgtTTTACTTGGAACGTTAGATAAAACGATAAGGATAAATACaaggttaaatttttttatcacTAGCAGTCGAAACTTGAATGAAGAAACTAAAAAGGAAACAGGTCAAAGGTCCCCAAAGTGAATATTTGATGCACAAATACTCCAAAATCCGTTTATTTAGATAAATACAtcttcatcaaaataatgtaactTTCATGGTAATAATCGACATGCTAACCGTTTATAAGAAACTTAGAAAATATATACTAAAGAAATGCTCTGGAAACCCAACCAGATAGCAAAACAACTGAGCCATTTCAACACCAACCAtattgacccgttacccaaaccTGTCCGATTTACCCACTTCCCAATCTGACTAATATCCTGTTATGATTGCTAGCTTAATGCTTTTGTTACTATAAATCTCCTAAACTAAATTCAACACCAAACTTACAAAGATTTAGTCATCGAAAGCATGATGGTCTGCAGGGATTCCATCTGCTTGGTCAAGATACCATCTTTAACACCATCAAGATTTCTCAAGGAACCATATTTTTTACGATTTTCAAGCAACTGATCAAAGGAAACAAACAAACTCTCTAAGTATCATAATTTCTAAAACATGCATACACACACTACAGAATGTGAAGAACCTGTAACCTTCCAATGATGGAAGAAGCATTTCTAAACTGGGAAAGCAATCGAGCTTGGTGCTCGTCCCATCTATCCATGTCCTCTCTCACTCTCCTAAATTTCTGCTGATACTTTTTCACCATTGCTTCCATTCTGCCttttattaattgttaaaatatatatatgggaatttGAAGCTGTCGATTGGAGGGAGGGACGGAGGGTAAATTTTAGggattttgacttttgtttgtaGACATTATGTGTATTCATTTGGATTTTGactttataaggatttttgactttttatttccAATCTTTATAAAAGcaaattttaagttgattttaatttctttttttgtaaggattttgattttatttccaATTTTAagttgactttttatttttagaatgtcCTAACTAATATAACTAGGGCCTTgctaaacaaaaaaataagggttttcgttaaggtgcattaattagttgtacacttaccataaaatttaggggtggatttttaatatggaaatgtacaatctttttatacacgttaagtgAACCCCTAAAGGTTTTGTTTAGCAATTTCCATATAACTAATACTATACTGGACATgttatacccttaatgaaacTTATTACAAAATCTACTCTTTAATTTCTTATATCTACACtatcttttttatatcaataaacatatTATTCGTCGCCGTCATTCGCTGCAATCGCTACCCGGCACTGTCACTATCACGTCACCGCAATCATGACcgctgcattgtgcgggtatTCCGTATTCGTCATAGTTTCATTAAGTAGCTCCttggttttattatttatttaagtaaCATGTGTATGTTAAGGTGgctagaaaatataaataaagatcgCAAGCCAGTATTTAATATATCTAACGCGGGAAGCCGGGAAGTATGGAGAGTTTGTGATGGTGTTGACTTTTATAGTAATAATAGAtaagatatatgatatatccttcctgtatgtatgtatgatgTTGAAAGTAGTCTATACAGAATTACAGATCTATCTCTAGCtagctgaaaagaaaaaaaacctttttgccCCTTTCATTTCTCTGCATTTGATCTTCTTTGATCATCTTTCTTGGTTgccttttttataaaaaaaacactgaCTGATCAAGCTGGGTACTATAAAGTACATGATCCAATTCGGGTTTTAAAATACACTCATTGCTTCAGTTATATACAATATACTTCGTATATTAATTTCAAGTCTCCATGTCGTCTTCTTCCAATTTCAAGATAACCCATCTTATTAAAGAGTCAGAGCACCTCTGTATACCTTTTGAAGACATTAAAAAAGCCACTGAAAATTTCACAACACTCATTGGGGAGGGCGGATATGGCTTGGTTTACAAAGGGGAGCTCTTACTTTCTGGTAAGCATACCTCCGTGGCTGTAAAGCGACTCGATAATAAACTTGCCAGTCAAGGTTTGAAGGAGTTCATAGCCGAGATTGACTTGCTATCTCGTCATAAACATCCAAACTTAGTCTCCCTGCTCGGTttttgtgaagaagatggtgaAAAGATACTAGTATATGACTATGCAGAGCATGGAAGCCTCGATAATTATCTAACCAAGGGTAAATCAAACATTCAACTAACTTGGTTGCAAAGGCTTAATATATGCATTGATGCGGCCCGGGGTCTGGATTATTTGCATAACCATGTAGCACAAAACCATAGAGTCATCCACAGGGACATAAAGAGTGCAAATATTCTTCTAAGTCATGACTGGAAAGCTATGATTGCGGATTTTGGTCTTTCCTTAATTGGCCCTGCAAATGAAAAcgttacttttattattattggtgcTGCTGGCACACGTGGTTATTGTGATCCAGAATATATTAGTACTGGGATACTCACTAAAGAGTCTGATGTTTATTCATTTGGAGTGGTATTGTTTGATGTCTTGTGTGGGAAGTCGGGCTTCATACATGTGaataataaattacaacatCTAGGCCCGCTAGCAGAACGCTACTACAACGAAGGAAGGTTAGAGGAGATTATAGATCCATATTTGAAGACTGAAGTCGACTCAGATTCTTTGAATATGTTTTCAGAGATTGCATATCAGTGTTTGCTTAATGATCGGAAACAACGACCCTCAATAAGTTTGGTGgtacaaaaacttgaaaaaataaAGGTAAGTTCTGATACTTGTATCTATACTAGTCGTatgcccgcgcgatgcggcggtgttatggtggtggcggcggctgCGGTAGTGGTGAAggaggtagtgtagttattttaagtatattttagGTATATAAGGTGAAAGATATTCAAATTAGTGAATAAGGGAAAATGGTAGTTTGGGTAgatcaagttcttttttgaaaaatgtgtgtgtgtgtgtgtgggtgggggggggggggggggggggggcaaatgctttataaggtagtatagacatagatatagatagatgtgcTATTTATTAAGTTGTTTTGAACAGATTTTTACCTACAGAGTTTACATGATACATGTGCTATATATGAGTTTgctatatacggagtatatgttAACCCATGAACCATAAGGATGTGGGCTCAAGTCTCATGATGGACAAGCTTGTAAAATGTGTGTGGATTATGTGTATCTAATTACTCTGctttacataaataaaacatttacatATACACTAACAAAGATTATTCCTTAAGATTTAGATATTGATCTTAGCTTTTATGATCAAGATAAAAGGAATCATGTCACCACATTGGATCTTTTGTCTGAGATCCTATGGAGCAGAAGCAAGCTCTTTTGTCCATTGCCTGTATAATAATTAAAGCGTTACCTTGATTATGAAACATTATTGAcgcaaaaataatcaaaaatcttTGAATAAACAATATAGGAGATTGTATGCATTATGGATTGAATTCAGATGCCTTTTGAACCGTTCACCTATTTGACCTCTTCCCCTTTAAACTGAAACCATTTCTTGTGCTTTCGAGATAAATCACCACCCATATCTAATCATTTATAAATACAtggttgaaattgccacctttAGTCATTGCAATGTAGTTTTTAATTGAAGCCTTTTCATTCTTAGCTTTAACCATatgtttttattcttaattacaTATTAGGATCTGCATAGCGTCTCCATGAACCAACTAGATCTTTCAACTCAGTATGGCAAACCACAAATATCACTTAACGAGAAACAGATAGAGAATCAGGAGTTGCTTATCAAATGCATCACACAACATGTAGGATTTTCAAGTAAAAGACCGGTTGCAGCCTGTACCATATACAAATGCCTTCTTCAATGGAGATCTTTTGAAGTTGAGCGAACAACTATTTTTGATAGTATCATCCAGACCATAGGCCATGCAATCGAGGTTCAAACTATTCTCAACTATGTTGGCATTGATACTAAGTTTACCTTTATACCAAGTATCTTAAGTGcttctttattttttgtaatatcaaaagatatcccAGGATAACAATGATATATTGGCCTATTGGATGTCAAACACCTCAACTCTATTGCTTCTACTCCTGAGCACTCCCGCACCAAGTGGTGTCACGGCTGCATTGGGCCCACAACATCGTCAATCATCAGCTACTCTTTTTGGGGGGATGAATACTGTAATTTGATACTTATCTTTGATCAGTCTCCACTTCAGTGAACATTTGTAACTTGACCTGAATTGGCCCATGCATAAGTAGTAAACATTATGAGATTGTTGTTACTTAAACGGCCTTAAATGTTATGTTGTTATGGATTCCAGGAAGCCAAGTATCCTGCTTTGTCTTTTAAGCAACAACTTATGGCATATGTTGAAaagatatatgaaatgattcgaGATAATATGAAGAAAGAGATATCTCCATTGCTGGAATTGTGTATTCAGGTATTCAGACTCATTTATGCAGTTAAAAGGATGGAACTAGAAATATAAGTTTGCATACTCAACCATGTTGTATTCTTTCTTTGTTGCGCTAACTGCCATTTAATCAAAGGCACCAAGATCTTTAAGGGCAAGCTTAGTGAAGGGGGAATCACGAACGGTTAATACTGTAGCTCAACAAGGTTTGATTGCTCATTGGCAAGAGATCGTGAAGAGCCTTGGAGATTTATTGAACACGTTACAAATAAATCATGTTAGTGGAATTTGCATATCTTCAGCCTCTTAATATTGGtttttaatgttgtttttaaatttaaaattaaataaagcaGAATGCATACTTTTgccaaacaaaagaaaatgctGAGAACTGAGAAGTAAACTTTGAcctgtttatttttaatcttcgATGTAGGTTGTGTTTCATGACTAAGTATCATTTGGGTCAAACGGGTTGTAAGTCATCAAAGAATAACAGTATAAAAGAattgtaaaaaaattgttaGCGGGCGACTTAACTTGATCCAATCTGTTTCGTCCCGTACTAGAAAATAGGCCAGTTTGACCTGCATTTGAAATTGTCCTGTGTCATCTCAAACTTGTTTTCGTCTTTACCTCATCTGGAAATCTTGACATCCTTTGAAAAGAATAAATATTTCCCCCCTTGAAACAATTTTCTGGGCGCCCAAAATTCTTACAAATATCTATTATGTCTTTTAGTAGTGGTAAATAGAGGCATCTTGTGTACCCCATTCAGTGTCATCTATTGTTTACATTACCAACAACTAGAAAGGTAGTATGGATAGGAAATATCATATTTGGAGACCTCAAAAAGTATTATCTAGTGGTAGCCTTTATACATTTCTGATTGTGCTGATTTTTTCAGGTATCTCCATTTTTTATCCGAAAACTTTTCCCGCAGATATTTTCGTTCATCAATGTTAAACTGTTTAATAGGTATATGTTAATCATCAAGATTGTTTATATCTTTGGAAACCCATATGCACAATTAATCTGGTTGTGTTTCCTACCACATTTGGCTGCAGTCTTTTTTTGAGACGTGAATGCTGTTCATTTAGCTATGGGGAATATGTGAAAGCAGGACTTGCTGAGTTAGATGACTGGTGTTACAATGTAACAGATGAGGTATACTAGGAGTATTCGTGCCGTTTGATACTGCATTCCACCCTTTTGTTTATAAACTGTTCAATATGGGCTAAGTAGTATCTGTAATGAGTCAAATGAGTGAAAAGTAACCCAAattttttgcttcttttttttaaaaaatgtttgcCTTAAAACTTCCTGCATTATACTAtctaaaacattaaatataGTTAAACAATAGAGTAGTTTATGTTATCTTTTCCAAAACTAACAGcttattttatttgaacaatATTAGATAGTAAAGTGTTTCAGGTCAACCATGACCTGACTGGAACAAACAAACTGTTACTCAACCTCCCAATTTAGTCAACTCAAATTCTATTTGCTAAACAAGAAAATCAAACTGAAGTATGCAGGTACCGCTTGGTATGAGCTTCAGTTTATACGACAGGCCATAAAGTTTATGGTAAGTTATCATCTTTTTCACAGGACATTAGTTCTTGTTAATGACAGGATTGAGATGAATGTCTGTCTAaaatttatgtgtgtgtgtgtgtgtgttcagGTTATTCATCATAAGCCAAAGGAAACACTGCAAGAAATCAGAGATGATCTTTGTCCTGTGAGTGATAATGCTAAACAACAAAATTTGCTATCATCTAACAATTCTCTCATGTCTTAACCACCATTTCTATGTTTTAAAGTGTCTTACTATAGATCAGCTATTCCGGATCAGTACGATGTACTGGGATGACATATATGGCACGCATGGTGTCTCCCAGGATGTAAGTAAATACATGGCATTAGAGGCAATATCGACACGTTTACTGATGAATGGGTCGATTTTGGGTTGGAGTGTGTCAACTGATTAATATAtcttaaaaagaacaaaaagaagAACGGGTTAAATGGGTTAAAATTTGCCAAAATTTGGATCGTTGTAGTAGCTTTCAATTTCTTTGTAAATAGATTACAAAGGTATTTGACATGTCAATATTATCTTGTAGGTTATATCCAGCATGAGGGTGATTCTAACTGATGATAAGTACGAGCAGTTCGCAAGCAACTCATGCCTACTAAATGATGAATCCAGGTTAACTttgttttttatctatatacttTTTATCAATTTGTAGTTATGCTCCATCATCAGAGACCATTTCTTGGGTTGCTCACTTTTCCTGCAATATCGACGTAGATCTTGAGGTGGCAAGTTGCATGGGTCGGATTGGGCCGACCCATCAACAGTCTTTTGTCTACTTTTAAATGTTATCCATACATAAACAGTAAAGCGACTTAATAGACTTTAAGCAATTGAAGAGACATTGGATGTTGTTTTGACCTATTTCACCTCATTAGCCATGTGACCCCGGATACACATTCCAAATCGAACAATTATTAGCTAATTGGTTTTAAATTTGACCAATGGGGTGAAACCCAGTGGTACCGTCATCAAGTGACCACATAAGCCCACGGATGAAGGTTAGAGGTCAAGTTCAAAACTTGTCAAAGGCAAGTGAAGAAACTATgtcttgtgatccatgtgtgagGATTATGACTTATTGGGCATGAGTTCTATGAGGTGTGTGCTCTAGGTACCAAATGGGTACATAGGACCAGAGAGTTTCCACCTATTTACTCTTTTTAGTGTTAAATTTACAACCATCATAATTaagtttttgttaagaaaaacaCCACCTTCGACTGCATTTAATTGtatgtaataataatgataaaggatgaatgtttattttctttactcTTTCTTGTTGCTGAGGTTTGTCCATGGCTTTCTACTGCAGCATTCCATTTTTTGTTGAAAACATATCAATGTCAATGGAACAAATAGAGATCTCAGACGTCGAGCCTCCACCTTTAATCCGTTGCAACTCGGGATTTAGTTTTTTGTTACCATGTGCCGACTAAGCTGTCGTTTTTTTCGTACTAGATGATTCTCCTCTGCACTCTTTCAAGTCATATACGGGTTTAACCCATTAATCAACCTCATCATGGCCTCTTGGGTCATTTTTCAGATATTATACATAATTAGCATGTTAGTTATGTTTACAAAAGCTATATTGTTTCAGCTTTTGGCAGAACCATGTAAATATGTAGCATTAAAGATACATTCTGGAGCATTTCAACCCGTTCAATCCACTTGCCTAGTTACCCTTTTAGGTATGATTCTTATATTGTAATACGTAACCATTCGACCGATTCAGCCCGTTTGAGATAACACAGcccaaataaacacattcattAGCAAGGTTTTACCTAACCGGCTTTACTTTCCAGCTTGTGCATCAGCTTTATGATCAGTAAATATGTGAA
The Erigeron canadensis isolate Cc75 chromosome 2, C_canadensis_v1, whole genome shotgun sequence DNA segment above includes these coding regions:
- the LOC122589724 gene encoding uncharacterized protein At5g43822 isoform X2, translating into MEAMVKKYQQKFRRVREDMDRWDEHQARLLSQFRNASSIIGRLQLLENRKKYGSLRNLDGVKDGILTKQMESLQTIMLSMTKSLEELNSVVFSLAKALRDAKQQVKGGSIQFSKKQLHNRIGIKPSLADCLEGLRLLHEMYQAEYQLKSSLISALPSLVLKPSDLHAFEQLLVDQPNIPKEEVQSIYDVIFAEEIC
- the LOC122589724 gene encoding uncharacterized protein At5g43822 isoform X1, which translates into the protein MEAMVKKYQQKFRRVREDMDRWDEHQARLLSQFRNASSIIGRLQLLENRKKYGSLRNLDGVKDGILTKQMESLQTIMLSMTKSLEELNSVVFSLAKALRDAKQQVKGGSIQFSKKQLHNRIGIKPSLADCLEGLRLLHEMYQAEYQLKSSLISALPSLVLKPSASDLHAFEQLLVDQPNIPKEEVQSIYDVIFAEEIC